One part of the Nematostella vectensis chromosome 8, jaNemVect1.1, whole genome shotgun sequence genome encodes these proteins:
- the LOC5502809 gene encoding allatostatin-A receptor, with translation MADASNTNHSRIYKHSPLPVHTKATFAAVLLLCGAIGFIGNTLVLVFERKKRKAADTPSKRRAFERSLTLYLLKSLALTDLLCSVINPPLRLNLMDEKHTANWHCVVNNITLFCFPIITVFNLVVISLDRYMAVFHPFHTFTCAFAKKLVIAAWIVGAILAVVLTLPIKNMYIELDDNVYTFSCIVSSNEVWEKVVFGVITLLVYLVPNAIMFYTAVTVSRFLRKRSREIQASANIHSNNSQGRRFKDTKMFINAFFAICIPYSTYFVYNLVKRFAGLELSYELDFTIRMSGGVLATFNSCINPMIYLFSYKDFRRELRNIICPRQVVNDESRQRQDLYMAGRSEGRKRAGPNLPNIPEQESNLIETRL, from the coding sequence ATGGCCGACGCATCAAACACGAATCACTCCCGCATCTACAAGCACAGCCCATTGCCAGTCCATACAAAAGCTACATTCGCGGCTGTCTTGTTACTCTGTGGAGCGATAGGATTTATAGGCAATACGTTAGTGTTAGTTTTCGAGAGAAAAAAACGCAAAGCTGCAGACACACCTTCAAAGCGAAGGGCCTTCGAGCGATCGCTTACTCTGTACTTATTGAAGAGCTTGGCGCTTACGGATCTTTTGTGTTCGGTAATAAACCCTCCTCTTCGTTTGAATTTGATGGACGAAAAGCACACAGCAAATTGGCACTGTGTTGTAAATAACAttactttgttttgttttcctaTCATAACCGTTTTCAATCTTGTTGTCATAAGTTTAGATCGCTACATGGCGGTTTTCCACCCGTTTCATACATTCACATGCGCCTTTGCAAAAAAGCTTGTGATCGCTGCGTGGATCGTGGGTGCAATTCTAGCTGTCGTCCTAACCCTTCCGATCAAAAACATGTACATAGAGCTAGACGACAATGTGTATACGTTCTCATGTATAGTGAGCAGCAATGAAGTGTGGGAAAAAGTAGTTTTTGGTGTCATTACCTTACTAGTTTACTTGGTGCCAAACGCCATTATGTTTTACACGGCTGTGACCGTATCTAGGTTTCTACGCAAGAGAAGCCGTGAGATTCAAGCCTCCGCAAATATCCATTCCAATAATTCTCAGGGCCGGCGTTTTAAGGATACCAAAATGTTCATTAATGCCTTTTTTGCAATTTGTATACCATACTCAACTTATTTCGTCTATAACTTGGTAAAACGCTTTGCAGGGTTAGAATTAAGTTATGagctcgattttacgataaggATGTCAGGTGGTGTACTAGCGACATTCAATAGTTGTATTAATCCAATGATTTACCTCTTTTCTTACAAAGATTTCAGAAGAGAGCTTAGGAATATAATATGCCCTCGGCAGGTCGTGAATGATGAGAGTAGACAAAGGCAAGACCTTTACATGGCGGGCAGATCAGAAGGGCGCAAAAGAGCCGGTCCAAATTTGCCAAATATACCCGAACAAGAGAGTAACCTTATTGAGACAAGGCTCTGA
- the LOC116608143 gene encoding zinc finger protein 862-like, giving the protein MLWTHETKSTKPNEETTLPSPNSASSITQEVQDGTASGANLIVHGGETNEANETPSNPTPQNRAKGEVKKAWTAEDESNFLISSFVDDPQVIHSFHTCRSRRCISLRPTETRRLATGAADRFQHQWIMDEKLSLSTATDVNWLIYVEGQGMFCLLCRKHGTSNPQNKSKKYSLDPAVRFKRAALEDHAQSQQHKAAVEAELLSRVSSFEVAIKEIQSSKDEVYYKTFLAMYWLAKEEMPNKKFTSLLSVLEQLGLDNIKYFQHRSAGSVREMFLLIVSVLKEQLTTNLSLANCFGILSDEVCDVSNIEQLVTFVKYVDPNSGKAHTTFLAASDLLESSTTGSPDAKSITEAIISQVTDAGLKMENVSSFSSDGASVMTGRRSGVATRLKADNKAMLNIHCICHRLALACGDANDTVDYIKQVERILIQLWSFFDNSAKKTAAYAKSVLEVKKINVSAKGKKQIGKRFKKACRTRWLSTEKAIEGVFEDYEALLQTLRFFKESNDATATGLLKQTSKLKFIGTVYLLHEVLPILGHLSKAFQEGEVCFASIAPAIDYTMDQLDDVAKNQTHLARMTEDLIEGGRLSRCDLPDFTPEKKSMLQSLTRQYVQALKDNIVNRFSGNLEVLTAFKIFDPCAVPEKTDPGFKEYGKKEAIVLADFFYNGSNDQAEKKDELLAEWTKIKYNILSLKSEVPPDVRRPSKKLTNRKTPTEWLLEHMMAMKATYQHMCPCLLQIVEICLSLPVSNAWPERGASAIKRLKTRLRSSMKNDMLQALMHVTINGPSTSECKPIIEEVTRQWLAKPRRKLANPPSKDHQLHKPTTTDAGTQVDPIPMDITDIEHVWETARALEADVVALEEEMEATAALLKLPPDDLFGDYSDSDFEYSDSECV; this is encoded by the exons ATGTTGTGGACTCACGAGACGAAGTCGA CCAAACCAAACGAAGAGACTACATTACCATCGCCGAACTCTGCTTCAAGCATTACTCAAGAGGTTCAAGATGGCACGGCATCAGGTGCCAATCTCATAGTGCATGGTGGCGAGACAAATGAGGCAAATGAAACACCTAGCAACCCGACCCCGCAAAACAGAGCAAAGGGCGAAGTTAAAAAGGCATGGACGGCAGAGGATGAGTCGAATTTCTTAATCTCTTCATTTGTTGATGACCCTCAGGTTATTCATAGCTTCCACACGTGTAGAAGCCGGAGGTGCATCTCTCTGCGCCCCACTGAAACGCGCCGCCTGGCTACGGGGGCTGCTGATCGCTTTCAGCATCAGTGGATAATGGATGAGAAGTTGTCATTGTCCACCGCCACTGATGTCAACTGGCTTATATATGTTGAAGGCCAGGGAATGTTCTGCTTGCTTTGTCGAAAGCATGGGACATCAAACCcccaaaacaaaagcaaaaaatacagCCTCGATCCTGCTGTGCGATTTAAGCGAGCGGCTCTAGAGGATCATGCACAATCACAACAGCACAAAGCAGCAGTCGAGGCGGAGCTACTCAGCAGAGTATCAAGCTTTGAAGTAGCAATCAAAGAAATCCAAAGCAGTAAGGACGAGGTGTACTATAAGACATTTCTGGCCATGTACTGGCTAGCAAAAGAAGAGATGCCTAATAAGAAGTTCACTAGTCTGCTGTCAGTGCTTGAGCAACTAGGTCTCGACAACATCAAGTACTTTCAACACCGCTCTGCAGGATCAGTCCGAGAAATGTTCCTCCTTATTGTCAGCGTATTGAAAGAGCAGCTCACGACTAACTTGTCTCTCGCAAACTGCTTTGGAATTCTCTCTGACGAGGTATGCGATGTTTCCAACATAGAGCAGCTGGTAACATTTGTAAAATATGTTGACCCCAATAGTGGCAAAGCTCACACGACATTTCTGGCCGCCAGCGACCTGTTAGAGAGTTCTACAACAGGATCACCAGACGCCAAGTCCATCACAGAGGCCATTATTTCCCAAGTCACAGATGCTGGtctgaaaatggaaaatgtgtCAAGTTTCTCAAGCGATGGGGCATCCGTGATGACAGGCCGAAGATCCGGAGTAGCAACAAGGTTGAAAGCGGATAACAAGGCCATGCTTAACATCCATTGCATCTGTCACCGTTTGGCCCTTGCGTGCGGAGACGCCAACGACACAGTAGATTACATCAAACAAGTGGAGCGTATCCTTATTCAACTGTGGTCTTTCTTCGATAACTCAGCGAAGAAAACGGCGGCGTACGCGAAATCCGTACTTGAAGTCAAGAAGATAAATGTCAGCGCGAAAGGCAAGAAACAAATTGGAAAGCGGTTCAAAAAAGCCTGCAGGACAAGATGGCTTTCAACGGAGAAGGCTATCGAAGGGGTCTTTGAAGATTACGAAGCATTACTTCAGACCCTTAGATTCTTCAAAGAGAGCAACGATGCAACAGCAACTGGCCTTTTGAAGCAAACTTCGAAGTTGAAATTTATAGGAACTGTGTATTTATTGCATGAGGTCCTTCCTATCCTCGGGCATCTGAGTAAGGCCTTCCAAGAGGGTGAAGTGTGTTTTGCTTCAATCGCACCAGCCATCGACTACACCATGGATCAGCTAGATGATGTCGCTAAGAACCAAACACACTTAGCCAGAATGACGGAAGATCTGATCGAGGGAGGGAGACTTTCAAGGTGCGACCTGCCAGATTTCACACCGGAGAAGAAGAGCATGCTGCAAAGCCTAACAAGGCAATATGTCCAGGCACTGAAAGACAACATCGTGAACAGGTTTTCTGGCAACCTAGAAGTCCTGACAGCCTTCAAAATCTTTGACCCATGCGCCGTCCCAGAGAAGACAGATCCTGGCTTTAAGGAGTACGGGAAGAAAGAAGCAATAGTATTGGCCGACTTCTTTTACAATGGAAGCAACGACCAGGCTGAAAAGAAGGACGAGTTACTGGCGGAGTGGACCAAGATCAAATACAACATCTTGAGTTTAAAGAGCGAAGTCCCCCCAGACGTCAGACGTCCTTCAAAGAAGCTGACCAACCGGAAGACCCCGACAGAATGGCTGCTTGAGCACATGATGGCCATGAAAGCCACCTACCAACACATGTGTCCATGCCTCCTACAAATAGTAGAGATATGCCTTTCTCTGCCCGTTAGCAATGCTTGGCCAGAGCGAGGTGCCTCTGCTATCAAGCGTCTCAAGACTCGCCTCCGATCGTCAATGAAAAACGACATGCTCCAGGCCCTCATGCACGTAACCATCAATGGCCCTAGTACAAGTGAGTGCAAGCCTATCATAGAAGAGGTGACAAGGCAGTGGTTGGCCAAGCCCAGGCGCAAATTGGCAAATCCTCCATCAAAGGATCATCAACTGCACAAACCCACAACAACAGATGCAGGCACTCAAGTCGACCCAATCCCCATGGACATCACAGACATCGAGCATGTGTGGGAGACTGCCAGGGCGCTAGAGGCGGATGTGGTTGCACTGGAGGAAGAAATGGAGGCAACCGCAGCGCTTTTGAAGCTCCCTCCTGATGATCTGTTTGGCGATTACTCAGACAGTGACTTTGAATACAGCGACTCTGAATGTGTCTGA